The following DNA comes from Deltaproteobacteria bacterium.
TTTCGCAGCGGCGCGCCCCCCTTTGCGCCTCCGGGGGAAACCTTCTCCGGCGGAATAAATCAGGGAAGCTCTGATTAATTACCCTGGGGGAAACTTTCTGTAGAAGGGCCATAGGCCCACGTTTCCCCCAGGGTAATTAATCAGAGTTTCCTCAGAGCTTCCAGAGGTGCTTGGAAGATGTCAAGGAAAAGCGGCGGCGCTCGCTCGGCCGCGAACACCACCCCGCCGCCCGTGCTCTACATCTACGGCGACGACGACTACCTCGTCGACGAGGCGCTCGCCGCCGTGAAGCGCGAGGCCCTCGGCGGCTCAGCCGCGGGTTTCGAGTCAATGAACGTCCAGGTCTTCGACGCCGGGTCCCTATCCGTAGCCGAGGTCATGGCGGCGGCCCGCACCCTGCCGGCCTTTGCGCCGGCAAGGGTCGTGGTCATAAGGGAGGCCGCTTCCCTGAGGGCCGCGGACCAGCGCGCCGTCCTCGAGTACGCCCGCGACCCCTCGCCCACGACCCGCATGGTGCTCGTCGCCCATACGCGCAAGGTGGGAAGGGAGTCGCGGCTCTTCAGATACCTGAGCGAAAAGGGGGCCGTGAAGGTCTGCAACCGCCTGTCCAGAGAGGGGCTGGCCCGGTGGGTGCGGCGCGCCGCAAAGGGCCGGGGAAAGGAGATCGCCGAGGAGGCCGTGGAAAGGCTGCTCGACAATACGGGCACGAGGCTCAGGGACGTAAGGGGCGAGCTCGAAAAGATAATGCTCTTCTGCGGAGAACGCACCGTCGTCGGCCTCTCCGACGTGGC
Coding sequences within:
- the holA gene encoding DNA polymerase III subunit delta, which translates into the protein MSRKSGGARSAANTTPPPVLYIYGDDDYLVDEALAAVKREALGGSAAGFESMNVQVFDAGSLSVAEVMAAARTLPAFAPARVVVIREAASLRAADQRAVLEYARDPSPTTRMVLVAHTRKVGRESRLFRYLSEKGAVKVCNRLSREGLARWVRRAAKGRGKEIAEEAVERLLDNTGTRLRDVRGELEKIMLFCGERTVVGLSDVADAGLECREDSIFDLTDAIGRRDAKKALELFARLSGEPPLMVLGAMARQFRILLKLKALDRAGAPPARIQKETGLWRSQVGNYRAMSARFGEEELVRALKRLQQADMALKTGSRPSLELTRVIVDLTGGIKRGSALPH